A genomic region of Herbaspirillum sp. DW155 contains the following coding sequences:
- a CDS encoding FAD:protein FMN transferase, with product MSHRVLIPVDLQAPPILPAGVVAHSLSGRTMGTTWSVQALAARSVAQETIAAAVEAQLQRVIDEMSTWEPGSHISRFNRAPAGSWHALPEGFFTVLDAALTMAVDSEAAFDPTVGPLVDLWGFGAGSVQQGAFRPPDAALLEATRQRCGWQRIVLDRTQRKVQQAGGVHLDFSGIAKGYAVDRVAQALRECGCVSWLAEVGGELSGQGVKTDGQPWWVALERPPQDDSPGMVVALHGLAIATSGDYRRYVDHDGHRYAHTIDPRTGTPVRTAPASVTVLHRQCMVADALATVLTVLGEEAGLSFARERGIAALFITREADGFRESLTPALAAMLE from the coding sequence ATGTCCCACCGCGTACTGATCCCCGTCGACCTGCAAGCCCCGCCCATATTGCCCGCTGGCGTCGTGGCGCACAGCCTGTCCGGCCGTACCATGGGCACGACCTGGAGCGTGCAGGCGCTGGCCGCGCGCAGCGTGGCGCAAGAGACCATCGCCGCCGCGGTCGAGGCGCAATTGCAGCGGGTCATCGATGAGATGAGCACCTGGGAGCCCGGCTCGCACATCAGCCGTTTCAACCGCGCGCCCGCAGGCAGCTGGCATGCATTGCCGGAGGGTTTCTTCACCGTGCTGGATGCGGCCCTGACGATGGCCGTCGATAGCGAAGCTGCCTTCGATCCGACCGTGGGCCCGCTGGTGGACCTGTGGGGATTCGGGGCCGGCAGCGTGCAGCAGGGTGCCTTCCGCCCGCCCGATGCGGCGCTGCTGGAGGCCACGCGCCAGCGCTGCGGCTGGCAGCGCATCGTGCTCGATCGCACGCAGCGCAAGGTGCAGCAGGCAGGGGGCGTGCATCTGGATTTTTCCGGGATCGCCAAAGGATACGCGGTGGATCGGGTGGCGCAGGCGCTGCGGGAGTGCGGCTGCGTGAGCTGGCTGGCCGAGGTCGGCGGCGAGTTGTCCGGTCAGGGCGTCAAGACCGATGGCCAGCCCTGGTGGGTGGCGCTGGAACGCCCGCCCCAGGATGACAGCCCAGGCATGGTCGTGGCCTTGCACGGCCTGGCGATTGCCACCTCGGGCGACTATCGCCGCTATGTCGATCATGATGGTCACCGCTATGCCCACACCATCGATCCCCGTACCGGTACACCTGTGCGCACTGCACCGGCCTCTGTCACGGTACTGCACCGGCAATGCATGGTGGCCGATGCCCTGGCCACGGTGCTCACTGTACTGGGCGAGGAGGCCGGACTGTCCTTTGCCCGTGAGCGCGGGATTGCCGCTCTTTTCATCACCCGCGAAGCCGATGGCTTCCGCGAGAGCCTCACCCCGGCCCTGGCCGCCATGCTGGAGTGA
- a CDS encoding hemolysin family protein produces MSIFTSLLLILLLVVVSAFLSCAEISIAASRKIRLEMMSKEGVHNADRVLSLQAQPGNFFTVVQIGLNAVAILGGVVGEPALTPHMREIVSTVYTGPMLENISFALSFLAVTAFFILFADLMPKRLAMAAPERAAVVLVKPMLLLETLFKPLVWFFNSLSKSIFTLFGLPQVRQDVITPNEIHAIVDAGAQAGVLLTQEHHLIENVFELESRYVPSAMTPRDSIVYFLLTDSEDTIRQKIIDHPHSRFLVCDGHIDAVLGYIDSKDVLKRLLKGEQFSLADKGLVHTPLSIPDSLNLWEVLERMKAMDEDLAIVVNEYALVVGIISITDVTGVLMGNLLAITEEEQQIVRRDENSWLMDGLTPLNDVMNELDIEEYPNPVGYETLSGFIMYMLRKIPKKTDFVLFSDFKFEVVDIEGNRINQLLVTRFKQDNKQDNKQDKPEKSDRSVQSGKTE; encoded by the coding sequence ATGAGCATATTCACCAGTCTGCTGCTGATCCTGCTCCTGGTCGTGGTCAGCGCCTTTCTTTCCTGCGCCGAGATTTCCATCGCCGCCTCCCGGAAGATCCGTCTTGAAATGATGTCCAAGGAGGGCGTACACAACGCCGACCGGGTGCTGTCGTTGCAAGCCCAGCCGGGCAACTTCTTCACCGTGGTGCAAATCGGCCTCAATGCCGTGGCCATCCTCGGTGGCGTGGTGGGCGAGCCGGCCCTGACGCCGCACATGCGCGAGATCGTCAGCACCGTCTACACCGGACCGATGCTGGAAAACATCAGTTTCGCCTTGTCCTTCCTTGCGGTGACGGCTTTCTTCATCCTCTTTGCCGACCTCATGCCCAAGCGCCTGGCCATGGCCGCACCCGAGCGTGCGGCCGTGGTGCTGGTCAAGCCCATGCTGCTGCTGGAAACCCTGTTCAAGCCGCTGGTGTGGTTCTTCAACAGTCTGTCGAAGTCGATCTTCACGCTGTTCGGCTTGCCACAGGTGCGCCAGGACGTGATCACGCCCAACGAGATCCACGCCATCGTCGATGCCGGTGCCCAGGCCGGCGTGCTGCTCACGCAGGAGCATCACCTGATCGAAAACGTGTTCGAGCTGGAAAGCCGCTACGTGCCGTCGGCCATGACGCCACGGGACAGCATCGTCTATTTCCTGCTGACCGACAGCGAAGACACGATCCGCCAGAAGATCATCGACCATCCGCATTCGCGCTTCCTGGTCTGCGATGGGCACATCGATGCGGTGCTGGGCTACATCGACAGCAAGGATGTGTTGAAGCGCCTGCTCAAGGGTGAACAATTTTCCCTGGCCGACAAGGGGCTGGTGCATACGCCGCTGTCCATCCCCGATTCCCTGAACCTGTGGGAAGTGCTGGAACGCATGAAGGCCATGGATGAAGACCTGGCCATCGTGGTCAATGAATATGCGCTGGTGGTGGGCATCATCAGCATCACCGACGTGACCGGCGTGCTGATGGGCAATCTGCTGGCCATCACCGAGGAAGAGCAGCAGATCGTGCGGCGCGATGAGAATTCCTGGCTCATGGATGGCCTGACGCCCTTGAACGATGTGATGAACGAACTGGACATCGAGGAATATCCCAATCCGGTCGGCTATGAAACCTTGTCGGGCTTCATCATGTACATGCTGCGCAAGATTCCGAAGAAGACCGATTTCGTGCTCTTCTCGGATTTCAAGTTCGAGGTGGTGGACATCGAGGGCAACCGCATCAACCAGTTGCTGGTGACGCGCTTCAAGCAGGACAACAAGCAGGACAACAAGCAGGACAAGCCAGAAAAATCCGACAGGAGCGTGCAATCCGGCAAAACGGAATAG
- a CDS encoding sulfite reductase subunit alpha — protein sequence MMQTRYLMAALVALTYLVFCVMTALRYRRAQQRQQTAWGTVPVTGPDTALVVFASQTGTAERLAWQTAQSLRAGGLEVRVLPAGQLSDTDLAATRLALFVASTTGEGDAPDDAAALARRLGDSAGTALPALRFGVLALGDRSYQQYCAFGHALHAWLCRRHAQPLFDAIEVDNGDEGALRHWQHQLGVLSGHSDEADWSAPAYGRWRLEERRVLNPGSVGEPVFHVRLTPLDLPAPDWQAGDIAEIGPHNSAAAVDAFLQAIGRQDETLRSALVTRMLPQAADTLMQLRTLPDAELLAALPALPHRAYSIASLPADGALELMVRLMHLPDGRAGLGSGWLGLHAQPGQEIALRVRSNSSFHGPADDRALILIGNGTGLAGLRAHLRQRVAAGQRRNWLLFGERSRQYDFFHQQELEEWQAQGWLQRLDLAFSRDQERRIYVQDKLVEAADTVRQWVEEGASLYVCGSLQGMAGGVARALQDILGEDVLQALAGQGRYRRDVY from the coding sequence ATGATGCAGACCCGTTACCTGATGGCCGCGCTGGTGGCGCTGACTTACCTGGTGTTCTGCGTGATGACGGCGCTGCGATACCGCCGTGCGCAGCAGCGCCAGCAAACCGCCTGGGGAACTGTACCGGTCACTGGCCCGGATACTGCACTGGTCGTCTTTGCCAGCCAGACCGGTACAGCTGAGCGACTGGCCTGGCAGACCGCGCAAAGTTTGCGTGCAGGTGGCCTGGAGGTGCGCGTCCTGCCGGCCGGACAGTTGAGCGATACCGATCTGGCAGCTACCCGGCTGGCCCTCTTTGTGGCCAGCACCACCGGCGAAGGCGATGCCCCCGACGATGCCGCCGCACTGGCCCGGCGCCTGGGCGACAGCGCAGGGACGGCGCTGCCGGCGCTGCGCTTTGGCGTGCTGGCGCTGGGCGACCGCAGCTATCAACAGTACTGCGCCTTCGGCCATGCACTGCACGCGTGGTTGTGCCGCCGTCATGCGCAGCCGCTGTTCGATGCCATCGAGGTCGACAACGGTGATGAAGGCGCGCTGCGCCACTGGCAGCATCAACTCGGTGTCTTGAGCGGCCACAGCGATGAGGCCGACTGGAGTGCGCCGGCCTATGGCCGCTGGCGCCTGGAAGAGCGCCGCGTGCTCAATCCGGGCAGCGTGGGCGAGCCGGTCTTCCATGTGCGCCTCACGCCCCTGGATCTGCCTGCACCTGACTGGCAGGCCGGGGATATCGCCGAGATCGGCCCGCACAATAGTGCGGCGGCCGTCGATGCCTTCCTGCAGGCCATTGGCCGCCAGGATGAGACTCTGCGCAGCGCATTGGTCACCCGGATGTTGCCGCAAGCGGCCGACACCCTGATGCAACTGCGCACGCTGCCGGACGCCGAACTGCTGGCGGCCTTGCCGGCACTGCCACATCGCGCCTATTCGATTGCCTCGCTGCCCGCGGATGGCGCGCTGGAACTGATGGTGCGCCTGATGCACCTGCCCGATGGGCGCGCCGGGCTGGGTTCCGGCTGGCTGGGTTTGCATGCGCAGCCGGGGCAGGAGATTGCCCTGCGGGTGCGCAGCAACAGCAGTTTCCACGGTCCTGCCGATGACCGTGCGCTGATCCTGATCGGCAACGGCACCGGCCTGGCCGGATTGCGCGCGCATCTGCGCCAGCGCGTGGCGGCCGGGCAGCGGCGCAACTGGCTGCTGTTTGGCGAACGTTCGCGCCAGTACGATTTCTTCCACCAGCAGGAGCTGGAAGAGTGGCAGGCGCAGGGCTGGCTGCAACGGCTGGATCTGGCCTTCTCGCGCGATCAGGAGCGCCGCATCTACGTGCAGGACAAGCTGGTCGAAGCCGCCGATACCGTGCGGCAATGGGTGGAGGAGGGCGCCAGCCTCTACGTCTGCGGCAGCCTGCAGGGCATGGCCGGTGGCGTGGCCCGGGCGCTGCAGGACATCCTCGGCGAAGACGTCCTGCAGGCGCTGGCCGGGCAAGGGCGTTACCGGCGCGACGTGTATTGA
- a CDS encoding DUF1289 domain-containing protein, producing MKWKTELGKDVKSPCVSLCKLKHEICTGCGRTRDEIKDWKSMKRKQQLHTVELAARRMKAMKK from the coding sequence ATGAAGTGGAAGACCGAATTGGGAAAAGACGTCAAGAGCCCCTGTGTATCCCTCTGCAAGCTCAAGCACGAAATCTGTACCGGCTGCGGCCGCACCCGGGATGAAATCAAGGACTGGAAATCCATGAAGCGCAAGCAGCAGCTCCACACCGTGGAGCTGGCCGCCCGGCGCATGAAGGCGATGAAGAAGTAG